The Salicibibacter halophilus DNA window CAGAAGAACTCGGCGAACAAGTTCGATTTATCAAGACGGATGTAACCAGTGAAGAGAGTGTGCAAAACGCGGTGGACCAGGCGGTTGAAGCTTTTGGCCAGATTGATATGGCGGTTAATTGCGCGGGGATAGGAGCCGCGGAGAAAACCGTCAGCAAAAAAGGGCCGCATGACCTTGGTTCTTTTTCAAAGGTCATTCAAGTGAATCTAATTGGCTCGTTCAATGTCATTCGCTTGGCAGCGGAAAAAATGGCTGAAAATGAAGCGAATGATGAAGGAGAGCGTGGCGTGATCATAAATACCGCTTCCGTTGCCGCATATGAAGGGCAAATCGGCCAGGCTGCTTACAGTGCTTCGAAAGGCGGGATCGTCGGGATGACATTGCCGATCGCAAGGGATCTTTCCCGGAACGGCATTCGCGTGATGACGATTGCACCAGGGCTCTTTGATACCCCGCTCTTTGCCGGGTTGCCGGATAAAGCGAGAAAAGCATTGGGAGAAATGACACCGTTTCCACAACGCCTTGGGGACGTGAAAGAATACGCGCAACTGGCCGAAAGCATCATAGAGAATCCGATGCTCAATGGGGAAGTGATCCGCCTCGATGGGGCCATCCGTATGCAACCCAAATAATGCTCGCGTAAAAAGATTGGAGGCACATTACTATGAGTCAGTCCCACCCTTATTTGCAAGAAGAACATGATATTTTTCGGCAATCGTTACAGAAATTTTTACAAAAAGAAGCGGTACCCCATTTTGAAGAATGGGAAAAAGAAAAATGCGTCCCCCGTGATTTCTGGCGGAAATTGGGGGAACAAGGCTTTTTGTGTCCGCAAGTGGAGGAGGGATACGGAGGTTTAAATACGGATTTCGGGTATTCAGTGATCATTAATGAAGAGCTTGAAAAGGTCGGTACAGGATTGATCGGCGTCGGTCTCCATAATGATATTGTCATGCCTTATATTGAAGCTTATGGAAGCGAGGAGCAAAAACAGCGTTGGCTTCCGAAAGCGATTAGTGGAGAAATGATTTCCGCGATCGCTATGACGGAACCGGGAGTGGGTTCAGATCTGGCTGCTGTGAAAACAACAGCTGTTAAAGACGGCAATCATTACATTTTGAATGGGGAAAAGACGTTTATTACTAACGGTGTCCAGTCCGACCTCGTCGTTGTCGTTTGCAAAACGGATCCGAAGGCTCAACCAGGGCATAAAGGCATTAGCCTTATTGTTGTGGAAGCAGGCACCGCTGGATTCTCAAAAGGAAAACAGTTGGAAAAAGTGGGGCAGCATTCCCAAGATACATCAGAGCTTATTTTTGAAGATGCGTATGTTCCTGCAGAAAATCTCTTAGGCGAGGAAAATAAAGGCTTTTATTATCTCATGGATCAGTTGCAACAGGAACGGCTTGTCGTCGCCATCGGAGCAATCGTCGGGGTAGAGAGAATGTTGGAGCAAACGATGGATTACGTCCAACAGCGAACCGCCTTCGGCCAGCCGATTGGCAAGTTCCAAAATACACAATTCAAAATGGCAGAAATGGCGACAGAAGCTAAGATTGGCCGTACGTTTATTGACCAGCTCATCGCGAAACATATGGGCGGAGAGGAAATGGTCAACGAAGTCTCGATGGCCAAGTGGTGGACGACGGATTTGGCGCAAAAAGTCGCCACAGAATGTATGCAGTTGTACGGCGGGTACGGCTACATGGAAGAATATGAAATCGCGAGACGATACCGCGATGTGGCCGTCGGCTCAATTTACGCCGGTTCAAATGAAATCATGAAAAATATTATCGCGAAAAATATTGGGCTTTGATAGGGGAGTATGCG harbors:
- a CDS encoding 3-hydroxyacyl-CoA dehydrogenase encodes the protein MQIKGATAIVTGGVSGLGEAAVRKIVSQGGNAAIFDVQEEKGMRVAEELGEQVRFIKTDVTSEESVQNAVDQAVEAFGQIDMAVNCAGIGAAEKTVSKKGPHDLGSFSKVIQVNLIGSFNVIRLAAEKMAENEANDEGERGVIINTASVAAYEGQIGQAAYSASKGGIVGMTLPIARDLSRNGIRVMTIAPGLFDTPLFAGLPDKARKALGEMTPFPQRLGDVKEYAQLAESIIENPMLNGEVIRLDGAIRMQPK
- a CDS encoding acyl-CoA dehydrogenase family protein, coding for MSQSHPYLQEEHDIFRQSLQKFLQKEAVPHFEEWEKEKCVPRDFWRKLGEQGFLCPQVEEGYGGLNTDFGYSVIINEELEKVGTGLIGVGLHNDIVMPYIEAYGSEEQKQRWLPKAISGEMISAIAMTEPGVGSDLAAVKTTAVKDGNHYILNGEKTFITNGVQSDLVVVVCKTDPKAQPGHKGISLIVVEAGTAGFSKGKQLEKVGQHSQDTSELIFEDAYVPAENLLGEENKGFYYLMDQLQQERLVVAIGAIVGVERMLEQTMDYVQQRTAFGQPIGKFQNTQFKMAEMATEAKIGRTFIDQLIAKHMGGEEMVNEVSMAKWWTTDLAQKVATECMQLYGGYGYMEEYEIARRYRDVAVGSIYAGSNEIMKNIIAKNIGL